In one window of Posidoniimonas corsicana DNA:
- a CDS encoding dienelactone hydrolase family protein: MQRKTADQFDQRVLDLYDDYAHGRMSRRDYVRQLGAFAVGGLTVEALLASLSPNYALAEQVKPDDPRIKTETITYKSPKGAGEMKGLLARPAEGDKFPAVLVIHENRGLNPYVADVARRLATDGFLALAPDALTPLGGYPGTDDEGRAMQSKRDRGEMTQDFIAGAKWLDEHELSTGKVGAVGFCFGGGVVYQIAVQGGELLDAGVPFYGRQPDLADVSKIKAPLLINNAGRDRRILEGAPAFEAEMKKQGKPFEAFVYEGVNHGFHNDTTPRYDDAAAKLAWDRTVKFFKKNLAAPATS; the protein is encoded by the coding sequence TTTACGACGACTACGCGCACGGCCGTATGTCGCGCCGCGACTACGTGCGGCAGCTCGGCGCGTTCGCGGTGGGTGGCCTCACGGTCGAGGCGTTGCTCGCCAGCCTCTCACCCAACTACGCGCTCGCCGAGCAGGTGAAGCCCGACGACCCGCGCATCAAGACCGAAACCATCACCTATAAATCGCCCAAGGGCGCCGGCGAGATGAAGGGCCTGCTCGCCCGGCCCGCCGAGGGCGACAAGTTCCCCGCGGTGCTGGTGATCCACGAGAACCGCGGCCTCAACCCGTACGTCGCGGATGTCGCCCGCCGGCTGGCGACCGACGGCTTTCTCGCCCTCGCGCCCGACGCGCTCACACCGCTGGGCGGCTACCCGGGCACGGATGACGAGGGCCGTGCGATGCAGTCCAAACGCGACCGCGGCGAGATGACGCAGGACTTCATCGCCGGCGCCAAGTGGCTCGACGAGCACGAGCTGTCGACTGGCAAGGTCGGCGCCGTGGGGTTCTGCTTCGGCGGCGGCGTGGTCTATCAGATCGCCGTCCAGGGGGGCGAACTGCTGGACGCGGGCGTGCCGTTCTATGGGCGGCAGCCCGACCTGGCGGACGTGTCGAAGATTAAGGCGCCGCTGCTGATCAACAACGCCGGGCGGGACCGCCGCATCCTGGAGGGGGCCCCCGCCTTTGAGGCCGAGATGAAGAAGCAGGGCAAGCCGTTCGAGGCTTTCGTCTACGAGGGCGTCAACCACGGCTTCCACAACGACACCACTCCCCGCTACGACGATGCCGCCGCCAAATTAGCGTGGGACCGCACGGTGAAGTTCTTCAAGAAGAACCTCGCGGCGCCCGCAACCAGCTAG